The segment ATGAGGTCGTTCCATTTGTCAAACACCGCGCCGCAACGGACTTCATCATGGTATCGGGTGCGAGTTTTGGAGCCTACCATGCTGCCAACCTCTACTTCAAGCACCCGTGGACATTCCGGAAGCTCATCGCCCTGAGCGGCTCGTACAACATCAAGTCTTTTATGGACGGTTTCTACGATCAGACCGTGTATTTCAATAATCCAGTAGACTTTCTTCCGAATCTCAACGACCACAACACGCTCGAAGCCATTCGGCGCAATCATACTATCCTTTCGCTTGGGGAATTCGATCCGTGCAAGGAAGGAAACGAGCAGCTCAGTGGCATACTACGGTCGAAGTCCATACCTCACCACTACGAGGTACTGCATGGGGCGTTCGGGCACGATTGGCCCTGGTGGAAGGAAGTAATCCAGAGACACATCGGCTGATGCACGAACATTTGCTCGATTCAGACTCCAAGACATGACAGGTTCATCATGAGAATCATCGGTGTC is part of the Rhodothermales bacterium genome and harbors:
- a CDS encoding esterase family protein, translated to MQREHKRWWSPSLGRDMDMLVFGHSGAPLLVFPSSLGRFYEWEDFGMIASLAPQLESGSNQLICVDSVDAESLYNKQVDPYTRMSRHNQYQTYILDEVVPFVKHRAATDFIMVSGASFGAYHAANLYFKHPWTFRKLIALSGSYNIKSFMDGFYDQTVYFNNPVDFLPNLNDHNTLEAIRRNHTILSLGEFDPCKEGNEQLSGILRSKSIPHHYEVLHGAFGHDWPWWKEVIQRHIG